The Caulifigura coniformis genome includes a region encoding these proteins:
- a CDS encoding cupin domain-containing protein, with amino-acid sequence MNLVELSQRIKQRRLDLGLSLEETAAAAGQTRSWLSKVENFRITPSLPALARVAEALRIPLSKLLEGLDARPQIVLTRRKDRRVIERDPQNSNIVYHSLIRGRANRQMNPFVLEVPAGGGRDISRPHEGEEFLIVLDGKVTLEYGKDSYQLTDGDALYFEADTPHRLHNPHKKPAQVLCVFLEK; translated from the coding sequence ATGAACCTCGTCGAACTCTCCCAGCGCATCAAGCAGCGCCGTCTCGATCTCGGCCTGAGTCTCGAAGAAACGGCCGCCGCCGCCGGCCAGACGCGCAGCTGGCTCTCGAAAGTCGAGAACTTCCGCATCACCCCCTCGCTTCCCGCTCTCGCCCGAGTCGCGGAAGCGCTCCGCATCCCGCTCTCAAAACTCCTCGAAGGCCTCGATGCCCGGCCCCAGATTGTCCTCACCCGCAGAAAGGACCGCCGCGTCATCGAGCGCGATCCGCAGAACTCCAACATCGTCTACCACAGCCTGATCCGCGGCCGCGCGAATCGCCAGATGAACCCGTTCGTCCTCGAAGTCCCCGCCGGAGGTGGACGCGATATCTCCCGCCCGCACGAGGGGGAAGAATTCCTGATCGTCCTGGACGGAAAGGTGACGCTCGAATACGGCAAAGATTCCTACCAGCTCACCGATGGAGACGCCCTCTACTTCGAGGCCGATACCCCCCACCGCCTCCACAACCCCCACAAAAAGCCCGCCCAGGTCCTCTGCGTCTTCCTGGAAAAATGA
- a CDS encoding amidohydrolase family protein — MPDCVTGQISRRTFLAGAAAALATPMLQGADSVKLDGYVDAHSHIWTDDVVKYPLVDNQPASNLIPRTFTADELLAIARPVGVSRVVLIQHKPYFGVDNSYLADVMAAYPGVFSGVACVAAEKPNPDAEMVRLKKQGFRGFRIRPGEGAAEKWIDSPGINAMWATAAKENLAICPLIGAEDIAQVVEMCGKYPDTTVVVDHLARVGMTGDFPEPDVQRLLGLAKRPKVHVKVSAFYFLGKKKPPYRDLVPLIRRVYDAFGASRLMWGSDCPYQLGGGNNYPASVELIEKGLDFLSAPDRESLLKGTATKVFFS; from the coding sequence ATGCCTGACTGCGTGACCGGACAGATTTCCCGCCGAACGTTTCTCGCCGGAGCGGCGGCCGCCCTGGCAACCCCGATGCTGCAGGGAGCGGATTCCGTGAAGCTCGACGGTTATGTGGATGCGCACTCGCATATCTGGACGGACGACGTGGTGAAGTACCCGCTCGTCGACAACCAGCCGGCGTCCAATCTGATTCCCCGGACGTTCACGGCGGACGAGCTGCTCGCGATTGCGCGGCCGGTGGGCGTTTCCCGGGTCGTCCTGATTCAGCACAAGCCGTATTTCGGAGTCGACAACAGCTACCTGGCGGATGTGATGGCGGCGTATCCTGGCGTGTTCTCGGGGGTGGCGTGCGTGGCCGCGGAGAAACCGAACCCGGATGCCGAGATGGTACGGCTCAAGAAGCAGGGCTTTCGCGGGTTCCGGATCCGCCCGGGTGAGGGGGCGGCAGAGAAGTGGATCGACAGTCCAGGGATCAACGCCATGTGGGCGACAGCCGCCAAGGAGAATCTCGCGATCTGTCCGTTGATCGGGGCGGAGGACATCGCGCAGGTGGTGGAGATGTGCGGGAAGTATCCGGACACGACGGTCGTCGTCGATCACCTGGCGCGGGTCGGGATGACCGGGGACTTTCCTGAGCCGGATGTGCAGCGACTCCTGGGGCTGGCGAAGCGGCCGAAAGTTCATGTCAAGGTTTCGGCGTTTTACTTTCTGGGCAAGAAGAAGCCGCCCTATCGCGACCTGGTTCCGTTGATCCGGCGGGTGTACGACGCGTTCGGAGCGTCGCGGCTGATGTGGGGCAGCGACTGCCCTTACCAGCTGGGAGGCGGGAACAACTACCCGGCCTCGGTGGAACTCATCGAGAAAGGCCTCGATTTTCTTTCCGCGCCCGACCGGGAGTCGCTGCTGAAGGGGACGGCCACGAAAGTGTTCTTCAGCTGA
- a CDS encoding alkaline phosphatase D family protein, translating to MTSNTDTPISGIARREFLAGAVALGAGALVESVPAQSGEKTPLLGPILGHADAESAMVWMRAQSAGEYTLEVFPESGGPAQRMKGEARDDGDLCLQWRVTGLKPGSRFRYRIVQGERVIAGDERQVLSTAPKPGAPSKVRLAISSCAKEDAGSRDVWNGMAGEDVEAVVLIGDTPYIDSTELATQTSRHREFAAVPEYQALLRSRPCWWTWDDHDFAGNDSSGIASGKENSRLVVTRYRPQKEYGDGEGGIYTSFRRGPVEVFLLDTRWYSMTEPSFAAPHKPTLLGAKQWEWLKQGLLASTAPFKLLACGVIWDDKENSESDDWGTYKHELTAIQKFIGANKIAGVVLVGGDIHASRVLRYKTEKTVGYELVQFIASPIHGSTIPSLNVYHPDLVRSAVEPHVFLRVDADDRVTPARLDASLINRKGETVFSYHVTADDLRPKA from the coding sequence ATGACATCAAACACGGATACGCCAATCAGCGGGATTGCCCGCCGTGAGTTTCTGGCGGGGGCAGTGGCCCTGGGGGCGGGCGCGCTGGTGGAGTCGGTTCCGGCGCAGTCGGGCGAGAAGACGCCGCTGTTGGGGCCGATCCTGGGGCATGCGGACGCGGAGTCCGCGATGGTGTGGATGCGTGCGCAGTCGGCCGGCGAGTATACGCTGGAGGTGTTTCCGGAGTCGGGCGGGCCGGCGCAGCGGATGAAGGGGGAGGCCCGTGATGACGGCGACCTGTGTCTTCAATGGCGAGTGACGGGTTTGAAGCCGGGATCGCGGTTTCGTTACCGGATCGTGCAGGGCGAGAGGGTGATCGCGGGGGATGAACGGCAGGTTCTGTCGACGGCCCCGAAGCCGGGGGCGCCTTCGAAAGTGCGGCTGGCAATCAGTTCGTGTGCCAAGGAAGACGCCGGCAGCCGCGATGTGTGGAACGGCATGGCCGGGGAGGATGTGGAGGCGGTGGTGTTGATCGGGGACACGCCGTATATCGACAGCACGGAACTGGCAACGCAGACCAGTCGTCACCGGGAGTTCGCGGCGGTTCCGGAATACCAGGCGCTGTTGCGTTCGCGGCCGTGCTGGTGGACGTGGGACGATCACGATTTCGCGGGGAATGATTCGTCCGGGATCGCGTCGGGCAAGGAGAATTCGCGGCTGGTGGTGACGCGGTATCGTCCGCAGAAGGAGTATGGCGACGGTGAAGGGGGCATCTATACGAGCTTCCGTCGCGGGCCGGTGGAGGTGTTTCTGCTCGACACCCGCTGGTATTCGATGACCGAGCCGTCGTTTGCCGCGCCGCACAAGCCGACTCTCCTGGGGGCGAAGCAGTGGGAATGGCTCAAACAGGGGCTGCTGGCCTCGACGGCGCCGTTCAAGCTGCTGGCCTGCGGAGTGATCTGGGACGACAAGGAGAACTCGGAGTCGGATGACTGGGGGACCTACAAGCACGAGCTAACGGCGATCCAGAAGTTCATCGGCGCGAACAAGATTGCGGGCGTCGTGCTGGTGGGAGGGGACATCCATGCGAGCCGGGTGCTGCGCTACAAGACGGAGAAGACCGTCGGTTACGAACTGGTGCAGTTCATCGCATCCCCCATTCATGGCAGCACGATTCCGTCTCTCAACGTGTATCACCCTGACCTCGTCCGGAGCGCCGTGGAGCCGCATGTGTTTCTGCGGGTTGATGCGGACGACCGTGTGACGCCGGCCAGGCTGGATGCGTCGCTCATCAATCGGAAGGGGGAGACGGTGTTCAGCTATCACGTGACGGCGGATGACCTGCGACCGAAAGCGTGA
- a CDS encoding zinc-binding dehydrogenase: MKTARIQLFRGPGRPFELSTAPLPETLNAGDVLVRISLATICGSDLHTTEGRRSAPLPCVLGHEAVGHVVASAREGVSAGQRVTWTLADSCGECAPCTRWSLPQKCEHLFKYGHAALDDGTGLNGCYADHIVLRRGTQVMSVPEILSDAVAAPANCALATIVNALEALPDACDRALVQGAGLLGIYACAWLKHRGVREVYCTDVSPERLAVAAQFGGIPVAAGDTPPQVDLVLEVTGVSAVVPAGVAALRPGGHYVWAGMVHPQTQLELTGEAVLRKCLTVRGVHNYAPRHLSLGLEFLAQNLHLPFEHLTSAPLPLERLDEGFELTRSRRWQRVAIQP; the protein is encoded by the coding sequence ATGAAGACTGCCCGCATTCAGTTGTTTCGAGGTCCCGGCCGACCGTTCGAACTGAGCACCGCACCGCTGCCGGAGACCCTCAACGCCGGCGACGTGCTGGTGCGGATTTCTCTGGCCACGATCTGCGGATCGGACCTGCATACGACGGAGGGGCGTCGTTCGGCTCCGTTACCGTGCGTCCTGGGACATGAAGCGGTGGGGCATGTGGTCGCGAGCGCCCGCGAGGGGGTGTCTGCCGGCCAACGCGTGACTTGGACACTGGCCGACTCGTGCGGAGAGTGTGCGCCGTGCACGCGCTGGAGCCTGCCTCAGAAGTGCGAGCATCTGTTCAAGTATGGCCATGCGGCGCTCGACGATGGAACGGGCCTGAACGGCTGCTATGCCGATCACATCGTGCTGAGGCGGGGGACGCAGGTGATGTCGGTTCCGGAGATTCTGTCGGACGCCGTTGCCGCGCCTGCGAACTGCGCGCTGGCGACGATTGTGAACGCACTGGAGGCGCTGCCTGACGCGTGTGACCGCGCCCTGGTGCAGGGGGCGGGGCTCCTGGGGATTTATGCCTGTGCCTGGCTGAAGCATCGCGGCGTGCGCGAGGTGTACTGCACCGATGTGAGTCCGGAGAGGCTGGCGGTCGCAGCGCAGTTTGGTGGAATCCCCGTTGCGGCGGGGGACACGCCGCCGCAGGTGGATCTCGTCCTGGAGGTGACCGGCGTTTCGGCAGTCGTGCCGGCCGGCGTTGCCGCGCTGCGCCCCGGGGGACATTACGTCTGGGCCGGGATGGTGCATCCCCAGACGCAGCTTGAGCTGACGGGGGAAGCCGTTCTGCGGAAGTGTCTGACGGTGCGCGGCGTCCATAATTATGCGCCGCGACACCTGTCCCTGGGGCTCGAATTCCTTGCCCAGAATCTGCACCTCCCGTTCGAACACCTCACGAGTGCGCCCCTGCCGCTTGAGCGTCTCGACGAAGGCTTCGAACTCACGCGCAGCCGCCGGTGGCAGCGCGTCGCCATTCAACCCTGA
- the phnA gene encoding phosphonoacetate hydrolase, translating to MFSVNQRTYRPSARPVAVICLDGSADEYLDCALARGFMPNLGRMSVEGWRGFARAAMPTFTNVNNSSIVTGTPPSVHGIGGNFFFDTASGEEVMMNSAKFLRVQTIFPHAQRAGRKVAVVTAKEKLRDIFADGLISEGGIAFSAEKAGQAVIETHGIGDVEALAGPTPAIYSGDASVYVLRAGVALLKAGRADFLYLSTTDYMQHKYAPEAPEVLKFYGELDAEIGKLLDAGAIVGVTADHGMNAKQLPDGSPKVIYLESELVEQFGPGFRVILPITDPYVAHHGALGSFAQVHLPPGMAAGGVRDWLLQRPGVTECHDRKTAARLMELPEDRMGDLVVASARDVVLGRTPEYHDLKALAGALRSHGGRYEEMVPLVFSEPLNAEYAARVLGDVRNFDVFEITCNGTH from the coding sequence ATGTTCTCTGTCAACCAACGCACGTATCGTCCCTCCGCTCGTCCGGTCGCCGTGATCTGTCTGGACGGCTCGGCCGATGAATACCTGGACTGCGCCCTGGCCCGCGGGTTCATGCCGAACCTGGGGCGGATGAGCGTCGAGGGCTGGCGCGGATTCGCGCGGGCGGCGATGCCGACGTTCACCAACGTGAACAACAGCAGCATCGTCACGGGGACGCCGCCGAGCGTGCACGGGATTGGCGGGAACTTCTTCTTCGACACGGCGAGTGGTGAAGAAGTGATGATGAACTCCGCGAAGTTCCTTCGCGTCCAGACGATCTTTCCCCATGCCCAGCGTGCGGGACGGAAGGTGGCGGTCGTCACGGCGAAGGAGAAGCTGCGGGATATCTTCGCGGACGGTCTGATCAGTGAAGGGGGGATCGCCTTCTCGGCCGAGAAGGCGGGGCAGGCCGTGATCGAGACGCACGGGATTGGCGATGTCGAGGCGCTGGCCGGTCCCACGCCGGCGATCTACAGCGGCGATGCCAGCGTGTATGTGCTGCGGGCCGGTGTGGCCCTTCTGAAAGCCGGGCGGGCCGATTTTCTGTACCTGAGCACGACGGACTACATGCAGCACAAGTACGCTCCGGAAGCTCCCGAAGTGCTGAAGTTCTACGGCGAACTGGATGCCGAGATCGGAAAGCTGCTGGACGCGGGAGCGATTGTGGGGGTGACCGCGGACCACGGCATGAATGCGAAGCAGCTTCCGGATGGTTCGCCGAAAGTGATCTATCTCGAAAGCGAACTGGTGGAACAGTTCGGCCCGGGGTTCCGGGTGATCCTGCCGATCACCGACCCGTATGTGGCGCATCACGGGGCGCTGGGGTCGTTTGCCCAGGTGCATCTGCCGCCGGGGATGGCGGCGGGGGGCGTCCGCGACTGGCTGCTGCAGCGGCCGGGCGTCACGGAATGCCACGATCGGAAGACTGCGGCGCGGCTGATGGAGCTGCCGGAAGACCGGATGGGGGACCTGGTGGTGGCGTCGGCGCGGGACGTCGTGCTGGGGCGGACGCCGGAATATCACGATCTCAAGGCGCTGGCGGGCGCGCTCAGGAGCCACGGCGGGCGTTACGAGGAGATGGTGCCGCTGGTGTTCAGCGAGCCGCTCAACGCCGAGTACGCAGCCCGGGTGCTGGGGGACGTTCGGAACTTCGACGTCTTCGAAATCACCTGCAACGGGACGCACTGA
- a CDS encoding SDR family NAD(P)-dependent oxidoreductase, with protein MFQYQGRTALVTGASAGIGKAFARELAARGMSLVLVARAEQALEELAADLKQRHGVAVHVVPADLSQAEAMSKIASAVSDRGLAIDLLVNNAGFMTHGAFETLDADREQAEIMVNVAAVVGLTRAFMPGMLERQNGGVINVASVAGFQPIPYLAVYAASKAFVISFSVALWEECRGRNVCVMGLCPGTTATELFERASAKEAALGTPRSADQVVTTALRGLDRRRSLIVDGLKNSLLSHGPRLIPRWFAARCAGQTVRPRP; from the coding sequence ATGTTTCAGTATCAGGGACGGACGGCGCTGGTGACGGGCGCTTCGGCGGGAATCGGGAAGGCCTTCGCGCGCGAACTGGCGGCGCGAGGCATGTCGCTCGTCCTGGTGGCCCGCGCGGAGCAGGCGCTAGAGGAGCTGGCGGCCGATCTGAAGCAGCGGCATGGCGTGGCCGTTCACGTGGTGCCGGCCGATCTGAGCCAGGCGGAGGCCATGTCGAAAATCGCGAGCGCCGTTTCGGATCGGGGCCTGGCGATCGATCTGCTGGTTAACAACGCCGGGTTCATGACGCATGGAGCGTTTGAAACGCTGGATGCAGACCGCGAGCAGGCGGAGATCATGGTGAACGTGGCGGCCGTGGTGGGGCTGACGCGGGCCTTTATGCCCGGGATGCTGGAGCGGCAGAACGGAGGCGTGATCAATGTGGCGTCGGTGGCGGGTTTTCAGCCGATTCCCTACCTGGCGGTGTATGCGGCGAGCAAGGCCTTCGTGATCTCGTTTTCGGTCGCCCTGTGGGAGGAGTGCAGGGGCCGGAACGTGTGCGTGATGGGCCTTTGCCCGGGGACGACGGCGACGGAGCTGTTCGAGCGCGCGTCGGCGAAAGAAGCGGCGCTTGGAACGCCGCGGTCGGCGGATCAGGTGGTCACGACGGCACTTCGGGGACTCGATCGGCGGCGGAGCCTGATCGTGGACGGGCTGAAGAACTCGCTGCTCAGTCATGGGCCGCGCCTGATTCCCCGCTGGTTTGCGGCCCGCTGTGCGGGTCAGACGGTCCGCCCGCGTCCGTGA
- a CDS encoding aldehyde dehydrogenase family protein, whose amino-acid sequence MLSLPSYIAGAAVVTDRWIDVFNPWNGEAVGRVAAIGNDQLHAAIEAHRAAHEPLTRYERGRILNEVRGLLEARREELARLITSESGLCLRETRYEVGRACDVFAFAAMEALRDDGQTFSCDISPTGKARKIFTLREPLSLVAAITPFNHPLNQVAHKLAPAVAAGAPVILKPSEKTPLSAVRLVELLYEAGLPGWMLSCIHGDLDVVTRPMIRDERVDLVTFTGSARVGKEIASTAGYKKTCLELGGHSPLIVLDDADLDLAARLACEGCFRNSGQRCTAVRRVMVQEGVVEEFTKRFLALAKTYLCGDPTSEAVLVGTVIDEAAAVGLEQAVQDAVNRGAKLLLGGQRRGAQLQPTVLADVPRDSTLGTCECFGPIAPIFAVRDLDDAIEYSNATPYGLSSGIVTRNLDLAIRAVKGIKAGTVNVNEIPGYRLELSPFGGVKDSGLGIKEGVIEAMKFMTTVKTFSLPW is encoded by the coding sequence ATGCTTTCGCTCCCGAGTTACATCGCCGGCGCCGCTGTTGTCACCGATCGCTGGATCGACGTCTTCAATCCGTGGAACGGGGAGGCCGTCGGCCGGGTGGCGGCAATCGGGAACGATCAGCTGCATGCGGCGATCGAGGCCCATCGTGCGGCCCACGAGCCGCTGACCCGCTACGAACGCGGCCGCATCCTGAACGAGGTGCGCGGGCTTCTGGAGGCCCGTCGTGAGGAACTGGCCCGGCTGATCACTTCCGAATCGGGGCTGTGCCTGCGCGAGACGCGGTACGAGGTGGGCCGGGCATGCGACGTGTTCGCGTTCGCAGCGATGGAGGCACTGCGCGACGATGGGCAGACGTTCTCCTGCGATATCTCGCCGACGGGCAAGGCGCGGAAGATTTTCACGCTGCGGGAGCCCCTGTCGCTCGTCGCCGCCATTACGCCGTTCAACCATCCGCTGAACCAGGTGGCTCACAAGCTGGCGCCGGCGGTGGCGGCGGGCGCGCCGGTCATTCTGAAGCCTTCGGAGAAGACTCCGCTGTCGGCGGTCCGGCTTGTCGAGCTGCTGTACGAGGCGGGATTGCCAGGGTGGATGCTTAGCTGCATCCACGGTGATCTTGATGTGGTGACGCGGCCGATGATCCGCGACGAACGGGTCGATCTCGTGACGTTCACCGGCAGCGCCAGGGTGGGGAAGGAGATTGCGTCGACGGCGGGTTACAAGAAGACCTGCCTCGAACTGGGCGGACATTCGCCGCTGATCGTGCTGGACGACGCCGACCTCGATCTCGCCGCCAGGCTGGCTTGTGAAGGCTGTTTCCGGAACAGCGGGCAGCGCTGCACGGCGGTCCGGCGCGTGATGGTGCAGGAGGGGGTTGTCGAAGAGTTCACGAAGCGTTTCCTGGCGCTGGCGAAGACCTACCTCTGCGGCGATCCGACGAGCGAGGCGGTGCTGGTGGGGACGGTGATCGACGAGGCGGCCGCGGTGGGGCTCGAGCAGGCGGTGCAGGACGCGGTGAATCGGGGCGCGAAACTTCTGCTGGGCGGACAACGCCGTGGCGCCCAACTGCAGCCGACGGTGCTCGCCGACGTTCCTCGCGATTCGACTTTGGGGACCTGCGAATGCTTTGGTCCGATCGCGCCGATCTTCGCGGTGCGCGATCTCGATGACGCCATCGAGTATTCCAATGCGACGCCGTACGGGCTGTCGAGCGGAATCGTCACCCGGAACCTGGACCTGGCGATTCGGGCCGTGAAAGGGATCAAGGCGGGGACGGTGAACGTGAATGAGATTCCGGGTTACCGGCTGGAACTGAGCCCGTTCGGCGGCGTCAAGGACAGCGGACTGGGGATCAAAGAAGGGGTCATCGAGGCGATGAAGTTCATGACGACGGTGAAGACGTTTTCACTGCCGTGGTAG
- the der gene encoding ribosome biogenesis GTPase Der translates to MSVPKVVIVGRPNVGKSSVMNWQAGRLVSVVEPTAGVTRDRVTYLMHAGERYFDLVDTGGMGVEDMDDLTADVERQIEIGLAEASLIVFVVDGTEGVTPLDRLVAERLRKIDVRKLLVINKCDSSKTDAEIHQFEGLAPDAEMIQTSVKANRNRKELLQTIVANLPTAETDEAASGELQAAEPEMRLAIVGRRNVGKSTFINALAKTERMIVSEVAGTTRDMVDVRFELDEKSFIAIDTPGVRKRKSLANDMEYYGFVRAQKSIRRADMVLMFFDAVETISRVDMKLVDDIQSQDKPCIFVVNKWDLGLEKGMTSEKWAEYLAKTFSMMKYVPVAFVTAKDSRNIKQLVNLSQSIFKQSRTRVSTPRLNKALQKAIERNPPASKNGKRLKIFYATQVSTQPPTIVVKTNDPTLLNEGWKRYLLSSLREQLPFKEIPIRLYFRGRSEKDDPDEKPKKQKRGGKKIAKRKSRKANTIIDKTGSSSD, encoded by the coding sequence ATGTCAGTTCCCAAGGTTGTCATCGTCGGGCGTCCCAATGTGGGAAAGAGCTCGGTGATGAACTGGCAGGCGGGCCGACTGGTGTCCGTGGTCGAGCCGACGGCCGGCGTGACGCGGGATCGGGTCACGTACCTGATGCACGCGGGGGAGCGTTACTTCGACCTGGTCGACACGGGGGGCATGGGGGTCGAGGACATGGACGATCTGACCGCCGATGTCGAGCGGCAGATCGAGATCGGGCTGGCCGAGGCGTCACTGATCGTTTTCGTTGTGGACGGCACGGAAGGGGTGACTCCGCTCGACCGGCTGGTGGCCGAACGGCTGCGGAAGATCGACGTCCGGAAGCTGCTGGTCATCAACAAGTGTGACTCGTCGAAGACCGACGCGGAGATTCATCAGTTCGAGGGGCTGGCTCCCGACGCGGAGATGATCCAGACGAGCGTCAAGGCGAACCGCAACCGCAAGGAGCTGCTGCAGACGATCGTGGCGAACCTCCCCACGGCCGAGACGGACGAAGCGGCGTCGGGGGAGCTGCAGGCGGCCGAGCCTGAGATGCGGCTGGCGATCGTGGGCCGGCGGAACGTGGGCAAGAGCACGTTCATCAATGCGCTGGCCAAGACGGAGCGGATGATCGTCAGCGAAGTCGCGGGGACGACGCGGGACATGGTCGACGTGCGGTTCGAGCTGGATGAGAAGTCGTTCATCGCCATCGACACGCCGGGCGTCCGTAAGCGGAAGAGCCTCGCGAACGACATGGAATACTACGGGTTCGTCCGGGCACAGAAGAGCATCCGCCGGGCGGACATGGTGCTGATGTTTTTCGATGCCGTGGAGACGATTTCGCGCGTCGACATGAAGCTGGTGGACGACATCCAGTCGCAGGACAAGCCGTGCATTTTCGTGGTCAACAAATGGGACCTGGGCCTTGAGAAGGGGATGACCTCGGAGAAGTGGGCGGAATACCTGGCCAAGACCTTCAGCATGATGAAGTACGTGCCGGTGGCGTTTGTTACGGCCAAAGACAGCCGGAACATCAAGCAGCTGGTCAACCTGTCGCAGTCGATTTTCAAACAGTCGCGCACACGGGTGAGCACGCCGCGGCTGAACAAGGCGCTGCAGAAGGCGATTGAACGAAATCCACCGGCATCGAAGAACGGCAAGCGGCTGAAGATTTTCTACGCGACGCAGGTTTCGACGCAGCCGCCGACGATCGTCGTCAAAACGAACGATCCCACGCTGCTGAACGAAGGGTGGAAGCGGTACCTGCTGAGCTCGCTGAGGGAGCAGCTGCCGTTCAAGGAGATTCCGATCCGGCTGTACTTCCGCGGACGGTCTGAAAAGGACGACCCGGACGAGAAGCCCAAGAAGCAGAAGCGGGGCGGCAAGAAGATCGCGAAACGCAAGTCCCGCAAGGCGAACACGATTATCGACAAGACGGGATCGTCATCGGACTGA
- a CDS encoding P-II family nitrogen regulator produces the protein MKKIEAVVRHYKLEDVKNALTAKGIVGLTVSEVRGFGRQRGHKEQYRGAEYTVDFLPKVKLEVVVNDADLANAIEIISSSARTGKVGDGKIFITPLEQVIRIRTGESGSEAI, from the coding sequence ATGAAGAAGATCGAAGCGGTGGTTCGCCACTACAAGCTGGAAGACGTGAAGAACGCCCTGACGGCCAAGGGGATCGTCGGCCTGACGGTCTCGGAAGTCCGTGGTTTCGGGCGGCAGCGGGGTCACAAGGAGCAGTACCGCGGCGCGGAGTACACGGTCGATTTCCTGCCGAAAGTGAAGCTGGAAGTGGTCGTGAACGACGCGGACCTGGCGAACGCGATCGAGATCATTTCGTCGTCGGCCCGGACAGGCAAAGTCGGCGACGGCAAAATCTTCATCACGCCGCTTGAGCAGGTGATCCGCATCCGCACGGGTGAAAGCGGTTCCGAGGCGATCTGA
- a CDS encoding MFS transporter, giving the protein MSSKEHHSPEFLRARRRSLGAVMFCYLFYYTGRQTFGFAIPGIQAELGIDKQTLGWISAAMLWSYAAGQMINGNLGDRFGGRRMMCLGAVASFILNWLTSFGSGTRSLATAWGLNGLAQSMGWAPGSRLVSNWFTAGERGRAFGMYVFAAGLSSVLSYVTSLVVLDVLHLDWRWIFRLPVLLMLLGGFVVWLVARDRPSDLGFADLQDDAGGTEEGPIEHETAWQRYALALSNGRLLLAGLAIGFQNTVRYGLLIWVPVYFLGKDFKDDPVGKWISIALPIGMALGAVTSGWISDRLCGSRRSGVISSFMLLAAASAMLMYWLPAGSRFGVPVLFLAGFFAYGPQSAFWALAPDLLGRARAGTAVGVMNFFAYAMAGLGEPLIGWMVQHNPFATTPGVENVALVFPIVAAAAGCSAALALLIRR; this is encoded by the coding sequence ATGTCTTCCAAAGAGCATCACAGTCCGGAATTTCTGCGCGCCCGGCGGCGGTCGCTCGGGGCGGTGATGTTCTGTTACCTCTTTTACTACACGGGCCGGCAGACGTTCGGGTTCGCGATTCCAGGGATCCAGGCGGAACTGGGAATCGACAAGCAGACGCTGGGGTGGATCAGCGCCGCGATGCTGTGGAGCTATGCGGCCGGGCAGATGATCAACGGCAATCTGGGGGACCGTTTTGGCGGTCGGCGGATGATGTGCCTGGGAGCGGTGGCGTCGTTCATTCTCAACTGGCTGACGAGCTTCGGCAGCGGAACCCGGTCGCTGGCGACCGCGTGGGGGCTGAATGGACTGGCGCAAAGCATGGGCTGGGCGCCGGGAAGCCGGCTGGTTTCCAACTGGTTCACCGCGGGAGAGCGCGGGCGTGCGTTCGGGATGTACGTCTTCGCGGCGGGACTGTCGTCGGTCCTTTCGTATGTGACGTCGCTGGTGGTGCTGGATGTACTCCACCTGGACTGGCGGTGGATCTTCCGGCTGCCGGTGCTGCTGATGTTGCTGGGGGGCTTTGTGGTGTGGCTCGTTGCGCGCGATCGCCCGAGCGATCTGGGGTTTGCCGATCTCCAGGACGACGCAGGCGGTACCGAGGAGGGCCCGATCGAGCACGAGACGGCGTGGCAGCGTTACGCACTGGCGCTGTCGAACGGGCGGCTGCTGCTCGCGGGGCTCGCCATCGGGTTTCAGAACACGGTTCGCTACGGCCTGTTGATCTGGGTGCCGGTGTACTTTCTGGGGAAGGACTTCAAGGACGATCCGGTCGGCAAGTGGATCAGCATTGCGCTGCCGATCGGGATGGCGCTCGGTGCGGTGACGAGCGGATGGATTTCCGACCGGCTGTGCGGGTCGCGTCGGAGCGGCGTGATTTCGTCGTTCATGTTGCTGGCCGCGGCGTCGGCGATGTTGATGTACTGGTTGCCGGCGGGAAGCCGATTCGGGGTGCCTGTCCTGTTCCTGGCGGGATTCTTCGCGTATGGACCGCAGTCGGCGTTCTGGGCACTGGCGCCGGACCTCCTGGGACGAGCGCGCGCGGGGACGGCCGTCGGGGTGATGAACTTTTTCGCTTATGCGATGGCGGGGCTTGGCGAGCCGTTGATCGGGTGGATGGTCCAGCACAATCCGTTTGCCACGACGCCCGGCGTGGAGAATGTCGCCCTCGTCTTTCCGATCGTCGCTGCGGCTGCCGGCTGCAGCGCTGCACTTGCCCTGTTGATCCGCCGATGA